From Glycine soja cultivar W05 chromosome 4, ASM419377v2, whole genome shotgun sequence, the proteins below share one genomic window:
- the LOC114409774 gene encoding transcription factor bHLH79-like has protein sequence MDPPLISDSTFSPAYSLAEIWPGMPHFPDHSHLTATAPTKGKDSTAADEVLSSTTTANLSNNDSGSNKRMKVGGSSFENDGFKAEAEASSVGGNKSSEQSNKPCEAPKPDYIHVRARRGQATDSHSLAERARREKISERMKILQDLVPGCNKVIGKALVLDEIINYIQSLQRQVEFLSMKLEAVNSRMNTNPTIDGFPSKDVGTQPFDIAGMVFGSQAARGYAQGSSHPGWLHMQIGGGFETT, from the exons ATGGATCCTCCTCTCATCAGCGACTCCACATTCTCCCCCGCTTACTCCCTCGCCGAGATTTGGCCTGGAATGCCCCATTTTCCCGATCACTCTCACCTCACCGCCACCGCTCCCACCAAGGGAAAGGACTCCACCGCCGCCGACGAGGTcctctcctccaccaccactgcCAACCTATCCAAT AATGATTCTGGTAGCAACAAACGGATGAAGGTAGGAGGGTCCAGTTTTGAAAACGATGGTTTCAAAGCGGAGGCAGAAGCAAGTTCTGTGGGTGGTAACAAGTCAAGTGAGCAAAGCAATAAACCTTGTGAGGCACCTAAGCCAGACTATATTCATGTGAGAGCAAGAAGGGGCCAAGCTACCGATAGCCACAGTCTAGCAGAGAGA GCAAGAAGAGAAAAGATCAGTGAGAGGATGAAAATTCTTCAGGATTTGGTGCCAGGGTGTAACAAG GTAATCGGTAAAGCACTTGTCCTAGATGAGATAATCAACTACATCCAGTCGCTGCAGCGTCAAGTTGAG TTCCTTTCAATGAAGCTTGAAGCAGTTAATTCAAGAATGAACACGAACCCTACTATTGATGGGTTTCCTTCAAAAGAT GTTGGTACTCAGCCATTTGACATTGCTGGAATGGTATTTGGATCACAAGCAGCAAGGGGGTATGCTCAGGGATCATCACATCCTGGGTGGCTGCATATGCAGATAGGTGGTGGGTTTGAGACAACATAA
- the LOC114409775 gene encoding 5-formyltetrahydrofolate cyclo-ligase, mitochondrial-like, which produces MRAQTLMTQWCTRAATCGQLRMSTNTNTPKHDGLDAIFKHKRLLRTQVRKTLKSIQPSLRSHQDNTVQDIVLGAPWFKSSRRLCAYISCAALREVDTLKILSQILQHNNATDGKKLYVPRVEDKNSHMRMLHISGIDDLIANSMDILEPAPVDVDGNAREDVMQANDPVDLFLLPGLAFDRSGRRLGRGRGYYDTFLKNYQDLAKTRNWKQPLLVALSYSEQILDEGLIPMTSSDLPVDALVSPEGVIPISKTALNSMDL; this is translated from the exons atgcGAGCACAGACGCTGATGACACAGTGGTGCACAAGAGCAGCAACGTGTGGCCAATTGAGGATGAGCACTAACACCAACACCCCCAAACACGATGGTCTCGACGCCATTTTCAAACATAAGCGCTTACTTCGAACGCAGGTCAGAAAAACCCTAAAATCCATCCAACCCTCCCTCCGATCTCACCAAG ATAACACCGTTCAAGACATAGTTTTGGGAGCTCCGTGGTTCAAATCCAGTCGCAGGCTATGCGCGTACATAAGCTGCGCTGCTCTTCGCGAAGTCGacactttaaaaatattgtcaCAAATTTTGCAACATAACAATGCTACTG ATGGAAAGAAACTCTATGTGCCGCGCGTGGAGGATAAGAATAGTCACATGCGTATGCTCCACATATCGGGAATTGATGATCTCATTGCAAACTCAATGGACATCTTAGAGCCTGCTCCGGTTGATGTTGATGGAAATGCGCGTGAAGATG TTATGCAGGCAAATGATCCAGTTGATTTGTTCCTTTTACCTG GACTGGCATTTGACAGATCTGGAAGACGTTTAGGTCGTGGCAGAGG TTACTATGATACATTCCTGAAGAATTACCAAGACCTTGCAAAGACGCGGAATTGGAAGCAGCCCTTGCTTG TTGCACTGTCGTATTCCGAACAAATACTGGATGAAGGACTAATACCAATGACTTCATCTGATCTTCCAGTTGATGCTCTTGTATCTCCGGAAGGTGTGATTCCCATCAGTAAAACTGCCTTAAACAG CATGGATCTCTGA